A DNA window from Zonotrichia albicollis isolate bZonAlb1 chromosome 2, bZonAlb1.hap1, whole genome shotgun sequence contains the following coding sequences:
- the LOC113459320 gene encoding uncharacterized protein LOC113459320, protein MVAIHIAADVPQNHVEDQQDGEDEQSHQDSLGHRRDEGLHVTRGPPPRTDDSRTTRGQRARTDPAAPPPPPPPPPPATRRAAAAGAEPVAECRGLPRSAPPLRRSGGRGGSRAGGTGRRARTARRGGAPGHGHRGPLQARPAAAAERGRAPANLGAGAAHGGQVSSARLPCRSPTRAIHGGGKVAGGTRRAPPPPAPEGARGGRGSRGQRGQPGRGSLGPRRPACSAFRGVPSPPRRSPPPPPPPPPPPPPPAVPPPPAAAGEPRVCAVVPTVTGCEGTGFPFPVHPLRLHLASSSPIFPIRDRPGAGAGSGEEG, encoded by the coding sequence ATGGTCGCAATCCACATCGCGGCAGATGTACCACAGAATCACGTAGAGGATCAGCAGGATGGCGAAGATGAACAAAGCCACCAGGATAGCCTTGGTCACCGGAGAGATGAGGGACTGCATGTCACCCGCGGACCGCCGCCGAGGACAGACGACTCGAGAACTACACGGGGGCAGCGAGCGCGGACGGatcccgcggccccgccgccacccccgccgccgccgccgccagcgACCCGGCGGGCAGCGGCGGCTGGCGCCGAGCCGGTGGCGGAGTGCCGGGGGCTGCCTCGCTCAGCGCCCCCGCTGCGGCGCTCGGGCGGGCGCGGCGGCTCCCGGGCGGGCGGGACGGGGCGGCGCGCACGGACAGCTCGGCGCGGCGGGGCGCCCGGCCATGGGCACCGCGGCCCCCTTCAAGCCCGccctgcggcggcggcggagcgcggCCGGGCGCCGGCAAACTTAGGCGCGGGGGCGGCCCATGGGGGACAGGTGTCAAGCGCCCGGTTGCCCTGCAGGTCTCCGACGAGAGCCATCCACGGGGGAGGGAAAgttgcgggcgggacgcggcgggcgccgccgcccccggccccagAGGGAGCGCGCGGGGGCAGAGGGAGCCGCGGGCAGCGCGGGCAGCCCGGCCGCGGCAGCCTGGGACCGCGCCGGCCGGCGTGTTCCGCCTTCCGAGGtgttccctcccctccccgccgctcgccccctcctcctcctcctcctcctcctcctccaccgcCTCCTGCGGTCCCCCCGCCTCCCGCAGCCGCCGGGGAGCCCCGGGTCTGTGCTGTGGTTCCAACTGTAACGGGGTGCGAAGGAACGGGATTTCCTTTCCCTGTCCATCCCCTCCGCCTGCACTTAGCATCTTCATCCCCCATATTCCCCATCAGAGACCGACCTGGAGCGGGGGCCGGCAGCGGGGAGGAAGGCTGA